From the genome of Pseudomonas sp. FP453:
GTAGTCGATGACCATGATCTCGTTCGTACAGGCATTACACGAATGCTGGCTGACATCGATGGCCTGCAAGTAGTCGGCCAGGCTGAGTCCGGGGAAGAGTCCCTGATCAAGGCGCGTGAGTTGAAGCCCGATGTGGTGTTGATGGACGTCAAGATGCCGGGCATCGGCGGTCTTGGCGCAACGACCAAGTTGTTGCGCAGCCACCCGGATATCAAGGTCGTGGTGGTGACAGTGTGCGAGGAAGATCCTTTCCCTACGCGCCTGCTGCAGGCCGGGGCCGCGGGTTACCTGACCAAGGGCGCCGGCCTGGCCGAGATGGTGCAAGCCATTCGCCTGGTGTTTGCCGGCCAGCGCTACATCAGTCCGCAGATTGCCCAGCAGTTGGCGATCAAGTCCTTCCAGCCCGTGAGTGATTCACCGTTTGATGCGCTGTCGGAGCGGGAAATCCAGATTGCCTTGATGATCGTCGGCTGCCAGAAGGTACAGACGATCTCGGACAAGCTGTGCCTGTCGCCCAAGACCGTCAACACCTACCGCTATCGCATCTTCGAGAAACTCACCATCAGCAGTGATGTTGAACTGACCCTGCTCGCGGTACGCCACGGCATGGTGGACGCCAGCGCCTGACATGACCACGCCGTTTGATCCGAGTGCCTTTCTCTCAACCTGCAGTGGCCGCCCTGGCGTGTACCGCATGTTCGACAGCGAGGCACGCCTGCTTTACGTCGGTAAAGCCAAGAACCTGAAGAACCGCCTGGCGAGCTATTTTCGCAAGAGCGGCCTTGCGCCCAAGACGGCGGCACTGGTCGCGCGCATCGCCCAGGTCGAAACCACCATCACCGCCAACGAGACCGAAGCGCTGCTGCTTGAGCAGACGCTGATCAAGGAATGGCGGCCGCCCTACAACATCCTGCTGCGCGACGATAAGTCCTACCCCTACGTGTTTTTGTCTGACGGCAACTTTCCACGCCTGAGCATCCATCGCGGGGCGAAGAAGCAGAAGGGCAAGTACTTCGGTCCGTATCCCAGTGCTGGCGCGATCCGCGAAAGCCTGAGCCTGCTGCAAAAGACCTTTTTTGTGCGCCAGTGCGAAGACAGCTTCTACAAGAACCGCACCCGACCGTGCCTGCAATACCAGATCAAGCGCTGCAAGGCGCCGTGCGTGGGCCTGGTCGAGCCCGCCGAGTACGCCGAAGATGTGCGCCATTCGGTGATGTTCCTCGAAGGACGCAGCAATGCGCTCACCGATGAACTCTCCGCCGCCATGGAACAGGCCGCCAGCACCCTGGATTTCGAGCGCGCCGCCGAGCTGCGCGACCAGATCTCCCTGCTGCGCCGCGTGCAGGACCAGCAGAGCATGGAAGGCGGCACCGGCGACGTCGATGTGATCGCCGCCTTCGTCAACCCCGGCGGCGCCTGCGTGCACCTGATCAGCGTGCGTGGCGGGCGGGTGCTGGGCAGCAAGAACTTCTTCCCGCAGACCGGTATCGATGAGGACGTGGCCGAAGTCATGGCTGCGTTTCTCGGCCAGTACTACGTCAGCAGCCCTGAGCGCGACCTGCCGTCCGAACTGATCGTCAACGTGGTTCACGAAGATTTCCCCACGCTGATCGCGGCGATCCACGAACTACGCGGCCGCGAGCTGGACATCAGCCACCGCGTACGCGGCACCCGGGCCCGCTGGCAAACACTGGCGGTGACCAACGCCGAGCAGGCCCTGAGCGCGCGCCTGGCCAATCGACAGCACGTTGCCGCACGCTTCGACGCCCTGGCCGAGGTCCTCAACCTGGACGAGCCGCCGCAGCGCCTGGAGTGCTACGACATCAGCCACTCCAGCGGCGAGGCCACCGTGGCCTCCTGCGTGGTGTTCGGGCCGGAAGGGCCGATCAAGTCCGACTACCGGCGCTACAACATCGAAGGCGTCACCGCCGGCGACGACTACGCCGCCATGCACCAGGCCCTGACCCGGCGTTTCAGCAAGTTGAAGGACGGCGAGGGCAAGTTGCCGGATATCCTCTTGGTGGACGGCGGCAAAGGGCAGCTGTCCATGGCCCGTGACGTGCTCAACGAACTGGCGGTGCCCGACCTGATCCTCCTCGGCGTCGCCAAGGGCGCCACGCGCAAGGCCGGCTTCGAAACGTTGTACTTGAATGATGCCGCCCATGAGTTCACCTTGAAGGGCGACTCACCCGCGTTGCACCTGATTCAACAGATCCGCGACGAAGCCCACCGTTTTGCAATTACCGGCCACCGCGCCCGTCGCGGCAAAACCCGGCGAACCTCAACCCTGGAAGGGGTGGCGGGGGTTGGCCCGACGCGACGTCGCGACTTGCTTAAACATTTTGGTGGCTTGCAAGAGCTCTCCCGTGCCAGCATTGACGAAATAGCCAAAGCACCCGGTATCAGTAAAAAGCTCGCTGAGCTGATTTATGCCAATCTGCACAGCGAATAGAATGCCTTTCCACCTCGTAGCCAGTTGTGCCGATGAATATCCCTAATCTGATCACCGTTCTACGCGTCCTGCTTATTCCGATTTTCATTCTGTTGTTCTATTTGCCGTACGAATGGAGCTATGCCGCCTCCAGCTCCGTGTTCGCCTTTGCGGCTGCCACTGACTGGCTCGACGGCTACCTGGCCCGCCGTCTTGAACAGAGCACGCCCTTCGGTGCGTTCCTCGACCCCGTGGCTGACAAACTCATGGTGGCCGTAGCCCTGGTCCTATTGGTGCAGGAACACGGCAACCTGTGGCTGACCTTGCCAGCCGCCGTGATCATCGGCCGCGAGATCGTCGTCTCGGCGCTGCGCGAATGGATGGCTGAAATCGGTGCCCGCGCCCACGTCGCCGTGTCCAACATGGGCAAGTGGAAAACCGCTGCGCAGATGCTCGCGCTCGTGATCCTGCTGGCCAACCCATCGGACTTCTCGTTCTGGGTCCTGACTGGCTACGCTTTGCTGCTGATCGCGGCGGGCCTGACGCTGTGGTCCATGCTCCAGTACCTGCGTGCCGCCTGGCCTCATCTGCGCACCACCGTTGAAAAGAAATAAAACTTTTTTGAATCAAAGGGTTGACCGGTTACGAGATTTGTATAGAATGCGCATCACCAAGCGGGAATAGCTCAGTTGGTAGAGCACGACCTTGCCAAGGTCGGGGTCGCGAGTTCGAGTCTCGTTTCCCGCTCCAAACACAAAGAAAAAGCCACTCTAACGAGTGGCTTTTTTTTGCCTGAAATTTATGAAGTAGCCACCGAGGCGTCTTTTTTACGCCAGCTGCACTTACCATAGCCATAACCTATGGTTGGCACCGTAGACGCACCCTTCATCCCGCCAATAGCACGGTGTGATAATCCAACGCTGATAGTCATGGCGGTTGGAGAATAAGAAAGTGCATATTGGAGTACCGCTTGAAACGAGTACCGGTGAAACGCGGGTGGCTGCCACCCCGGAAACCATCAAGAAGCTGATCGGCCAGGGCCATAAGGTCACTGTACAAAGCGGCGCCGGCATTAAAGCCAGCATCACGGACAGTGCCTATGAAGCGGCAGGCGCAACCATTGGCAGCGCCAACGATGCGTTTGGCGCCGAGCTGATTCTCAAGGTGGTGGCCCCCAGCGACAGCGAACTCACGCTGATCAAAAGCGGCACCGTCTTGGTGGGCATGCTCAACCCGTTCAGCAACGAAACCATCGCCAAGCTCGCCGAGCAGGGCATCACCGCCTTTGCCCTTGAAGCTGCGCCGCGCACCTCGCGCGCCCAAAGCCTCGACGTGCTGTCCTCCCAGGCCAACATCGCCGGCTATAAGGCCGTGCTGCTCGCCGCTCATCACTATCCGCGCTTCATGCCGATGCTGATGACCGCCGCCGGCACCGTCAAAGCTGCGCGCGTGTTGATCCTCGGCGCTGGTGTTGCTGGCCTGCAGGCCATCGCTACGGCGAAACGTCTGGGTGCAGTCATCGAAGCGTCCGACGTACGTCCGGCCGTGAAAGAGCAGATCGAATCCCTCGGCGCCAAGTTTGTCGACGTGCCCTACGAGACCGATGAAGAACGCGAATGCGCCGTCGGCGTTGGTGGCTACGCCCGCCCGATGCCCACCAGCTGGATGCAGCGCCAAGCCCTGGCCGTACACGAACGCGCCAAGCAAGCCGACATCGTCATCACCACCGCGCTGATCCCCGGCCGCAAGGCACCGACCCTGCTCAGCGCCGACACCGTCGCGCAGATGAAACCCGGCTCCGTGGTCATCGACCTCGCCGCCGCCCAAGGTGGCAACTGCCCGCTCACCGTCGCCGACCAAGTCGTGGTGGAAAACGGCGTAATCATCTGCGGCCCGACCAACCTCGCCGGCGCTGTCGCCGCCGATGCGTCGGCCTTGTACGCGCGCAACCTGCTGGACTTCCTGAAGCTGGTCTTCACCCAGGAAGGGCAGTTTGAAATCAACCTCGAAGACGACATCGTCGCCGCGTGCCTGATGTGCCGCGACGGCCAAGTCATCCGCAAAAACGCCTAAGCAGGGATTCAGACGATGGAAGAGCTTATCTCCCCCGGTATCTACAACCTGATCATCTTTGTGCTGGCGATTTATGTCGGTTACCACGTGGTCTGGAACGTGACGCCCGCGCTGCACACACCGCTGATGGCGGTGACCAACGCGATTTCCGCGATCGTGATCGTCGGCGCCATGCTGGCCGCCGCCCTCACCGTGACCCCGCTGGGCAAGACCATGGGCACCCTGGCCGTGGCTTTGGCGGCGGTGAACGTGTTCGGTGGCTTCCTGGTTACTCGTAGGATGCTTGAGATGTTCAAGAAGAAAGCGCCCAAAGCTGCGAAAGAAGAGGTGCAGAAGTAATGAGCATGAATCTGGTAACGACGCTCTATTTGATCGCGTCGATCTGCTTCATCCAGGCCCTCAAAGGCCTGTCGCACCCGACCACGTCGCGTCGCGGCAACCTGTTCGGCATGCTCGGTATGGCACTGGCGGTGCTCACCACCGTGGGCCTCATCTATAAGCTCGGCGCTGAGCTGGCGACTGCGGGTATCGGCTACGTGATTGTCGGCCTGTTGGTCGGCGGCACCGCCGGTTCGATCATGGCCAAGCGCGTAGAAATGACCAAGATGCCGGAGCTGGTGGCGTTCATGCACAGCATGATCGGCCTCGCAGCGGTGTTTATCGCGATTGCTGCGGTGGTCGAGCCGCAGTCCCTGGGTATCGTTAAACACCTCGGTGATGCGATCCCTGCGGGCAACCGCCTGGAGCTGTTCCTTGGTGCCGCCATCGGCGCCATCACCTTCTCCGGTTCGGTGATCGCGTTCGGCAAGCTGTCGGGCAAGTACAAGTTCCGCCTGTTCCAGGGCGCACCGGTACAGTTTGGCGGCCAGCATAAATTGAACCTGGTACTCGGCCTGCTGACCCTGGGCCTGGGCCTGGCGTTCATGTTCACCGGCAACCTCACCGCCTTCGCGCTGATGCTGGCCCTGGCGTTCGTACTCGGCGTGCTGATCATCATCCCGGATCGGCGGCGCCGACATGCCGGTCGTGGTGTCGATGCTCAACAGCTACTCCGGTTGGGCCGCAGCGGGCATCGGCTTCTCGCTGAACAACTCGATGCTGATCATCGCCGGCTCCCTGGTGGGCTCCAGCGGCGCGATCCTGTCGTACATCATGTGCAAGGCGATGAACCGTTCCTTCTTTAATGTACTGCTCGGCGGTTTCGGCAATGCGCCGGACGCGGGTGCCGCAGCCGGTTCCAAAGAAGCCCGCCCGGTCAAATCCGGCTCGGCCGACGATGCGACCTTCCTGCTGACCAACGCCGACACCGTGATCATCGTCCCGGGCTACGGCCTGGCAGTGGCGCGGGCGCAACATGCGCTCAAGGAACTGACCGAAAAGCTCACCCACCGCGGCGTCACCGTGAAGTACGCGATCCACCCGGTGGCGGGTCGCATGCCCGGCCACATGAACGTCCTGCTGGCCGAGGCCGAAGTGCCTTACGACCAGGTGTTCGAGATGGAAGACATCAACTCCGAGTTCGGCCAGGCCGACGTGGTGCTGGTGTTGGGCGCGAACGACGTGGTCAACCCGGCGGCCAAGAACGATCCGAACTCGCCGATTGCCGGCATGCCGATCCTCGAAGCCTTCAAGGCCAAGACCATCATCGTCAACAAGCGCTCGATGGCCAGTGGTTATGCCGGTCTGGATAACGAGCTGTTCTATCTGGACAAGACCATGATGGTCTTTGGTGATGCGAAGAAGGTCATCGAAGACATGGTCAAAGCCGTGGAGTAAAAAAACCGGCCTATACCAGGCCGGTGTTTTATCCATGACCCGGGGTTACTTTGCGGTTGCCGTAAACCCCGGGCGTGGGATC
Proteins encoded in this window:
- the uvrY gene encoding UvrY/SirA/GacA family response regulator transcription factor produces the protein MIRVLVVDDHDLVRTGITRMLADIDGLQVVGQAESGEESLIKARELKPDVVLMDVKMPGIGGLGATTKLLRSHPDIKVVVVTVCEEDPFPTRLLQAGAAGYLTKGAGLAEMVQAIRLVFAGQRYISPQIAQQLAIKSFQPVSDSPFDALSEREIQIALMIVGCQKVQTISDKLCLSPKTVNTYRYRIFEKLTISSDVELTLLAVRHGMVDASA
- the uvrC gene encoding excinuclease ABC subunit UvrC translates to MTTPFDPSAFLSTCSGRPGVYRMFDSEARLLYVGKAKNLKNRLASYFRKSGLAPKTAALVARIAQVETTITANETEALLLEQTLIKEWRPPYNILLRDDKSYPYVFLSDGNFPRLSIHRGAKKQKGKYFGPYPSAGAIRESLSLLQKTFFVRQCEDSFYKNRTRPCLQYQIKRCKAPCVGLVEPAEYAEDVRHSVMFLEGRSNALTDELSAAMEQAASTLDFERAAELRDQISLLRRVQDQQSMEGGTGDVDVIAAFVNPGGACVHLISVRGGRVLGSKNFFPQTGIDEDVAEVMAAFLGQYYVSSPERDLPSELIVNVVHEDFPTLIAAIHELRGRELDISHRVRGTRARWQTLAVTNAEQALSARLANRQHVAARFDALAEVLNLDEPPQRLECYDISHSSGEATVASCVVFGPEGPIKSDYRRYNIEGVTAGDDYAAMHQALTRRFSKLKDGEGKLPDILLVDGGKGQLSMARDVLNELAVPDLILLGVAKGATRKAGFETLYLNDAAHEFTLKGDSPALHLIQQIRDEAHRFAITGHRARRGKTRRTSTLEGVAGVGPTRRRDLLKHFGGLQELSRASIDEIAKAPGISKKLAELIYANLHSE
- the pgsA gene encoding CDP-diacylglycerol--glycerol-3-phosphate 3-phosphatidyltransferase; its protein translation is MNIPNLITVLRVLLIPIFILLFYLPYEWSYAASSSVFAFAAATDWLDGYLARRLEQSTPFGAFLDPVADKLMVAVALVLLVQEHGNLWLTLPAAVIIGREIVVSALREWMAEIGARAHVAVSNMGKWKTAAQMLALVILLANPSDFSFWVLTGYALLLIAAGLTLWSMLQYLRAAWPHLRTTVEKK
- a CDS encoding Re/Si-specific NAD(P)(+) transhydrogenase subunit alpha, encoding MHIGVPLETSTGETRVAATPETIKKLIGQGHKVTVQSGAGIKASITDSAYEAAGATIGSANDAFGAELILKVVAPSDSELTLIKSGTVLVGMLNPFSNETIAKLAEQGITAFALEAAPRTSRAQSLDVLSSQANIAGYKAVLLAAHHYPRFMPMLMTAAGTVKAARVLILGAGVAGLQAIATAKRLGAVIEASDVRPAVKEQIESLGAKFVDVPYETDEERECAVGVGGYARPMPTSWMQRQALAVHERAKQADIVITTALIPGRKAPTLLSADTVAQMKPGSVVIDLAAAQGGNCPLTVADQVVVENGVIICGPTNLAGAVAADASALYARNLLDFLKLVFTQEGQFEINLEDDIVAACLMCRDGQVIRKNA
- a CDS encoding NAD(P) transhydrogenase subunit alpha; the protein is MEELISPGIYNLIIFVLAIYVGYHVVWNVTPALHTPLMAVTNAISAIVIVGAMLAAALTVTPLGKTMGTLAVALAAVNVFGGFLVTRRMLEMFKKKAPKAAKEEVQK